In a genomic window of Niallia taxi:
- a CDS encoding glycoside hydrolase family 1 protein, with protein MDYSFPEKFWWGSAASGPQTEGAALMDGRKQSIWDYWYSIEPESFHNGVGPEQTSDFYHRFKDDIQLMKETGHNSFRTSIQWSRLIPDGTGQINEKAVDFYNQVIDELLANDIEPFINLYHFDMPMCMQEKGGWESREVIDAYVQYAKACFRLFGDRVKYWFTFNEPIVPVEASYLYNLHYPHIVDFKRAAVVAHHTIVAHARAVEAFKESNALGQIGIILNLTPSYPRSEDKKDRAAAHIADLFFNRSFLDPVTKGEYPRELVDILADKELLPIVEAGDLEVIRNNPIDLLGVNYYQPRRVKAKENLEPDNVPFMPEHLFDPYIMPGRRINPHRGWEIAEEAVYDIMIDLRDHYRNIPFFISENGMGVEGEEKFRNEEGYIEDEYRIEFVKEHLKWVHKGIQEGANCLGYHIWTFMDNWSWANAYKNRYGLVEVDLKNGRKRTVKKSGKWYKLLAENNGF; from the coding sequence ATAGATTATTCTTTTCCTGAAAAGTTTTGGTGGGGAAGTGCAGCATCAGGACCACAAACGGAAGGTGCAGCGCTAATGGATGGCAGAAAGCAAAGCATTTGGGATTATTGGTACAGCATTGAGCCTGAAAGCTTTCATAATGGTGTCGGTCCTGAGCAGACATCGGATTTTTATCACAGGTTTAAAGATGATATCCAATTAATGAAAGAAACAGGGCATAACTCCTTTCGCACCTCCATTCAATGGTCACGGTTAATTCCAGACGGAACTGGACAAATAAATGAGAAAGCGGTTGATTTTTATAATCAAGTTATTGATGAGCTGCTGGCAAATGATATTGAACCGTTTATAAATCTTTACCACTTTGATATGCCAATGTGTATGCAGGAAAAAGGCGGCTGGGAATCTCGGGAAGTAATCGATGCTTATGTCCAATATGCGAAAGCCTGCTTTCGTTTATTTGGTGATCGTGTCAAATATTGGTTCACATTTAATGAACCAATCGTTCCTGTTGAAGCCAGTTATTTATACAATTTGCATTATCCACATATCGTAGATTTCAAACGGGCTGCCGTTGTTGCACATCACACGATTGTTGCACACGCTAGGGCTGTTGAAGCATTTAAGGAATCGAATGCCCTTGGCCAAATCGGTATTATCCTCAACTTAACTCCTTCCTATCCAAGAAGCGAGGATAAAAAGGACAGAGCTGCCGCCCATATTGCTGATTTATTCTTTAACCGCAGCTTTCTTGACCCTGTCACAAAGGGGGAATACCCTCGTGAATTAGTTGATATTTTAGCAGACAAAGAGCTGCTTCCAATTGTCGAAGCAGGTGATTTGGAAGTAATTCGTAATAACCCGATTGACCTTTTAGGTGTGAACTATTACCAGCCCCGCCGTGTTAAAGCAAAAGAGAACCTAGAGCCGGACAATGTACCGTTTATGCCAGAACATCTTTTTGATCCTTATATTATGCCAGGGAGAAGGATTAACCCCCACCGTGGCTGGGAAATTGCAGAGGAAGCTGTTTATGATATCATGATTGACCTTCGTGATCATTATCGTAATATCCCCTTTTTTATTTCCGAAAATGGCATGGGGGTTGAGGGGGAAGAGAAGTTCCGCAACGAAGAGGGCTATATTGAAGATGAATACCGGATTGAGTTTGTGAAGGAGCACTTAAAATGGGTACATAAAGGCATACAGGAAGGCGCCAATTGTCTCGGATACCATATATGGACATTCATGGACAACTGGTCTTGGGCAAATGCTTATAAGAACCGCTACGGTTTAGTAGAAGTAGATTTGAAGAATGGTAGAAAACGAACTGTAAAGAAATCAGGGAAATGGTATAAGCTGCTGGCAGAGAATAATGGATTTTAA
- a CDS encoding ROK family protein, protein MEAFMVIDIGGTYIKYAVMDETAKKRRSGKLATPKDGLDSFLLTVQKVVEENAADFNLQGLAISSPGAVDVKTGFIGGASAIPYIHGVNMTGLIKERTGLETTIENDANCAALAEGWLGAAKEVDYYICIVIGTGIGGSIVLNKSILRGASLHGGEFGCMIMGTSFNEPLQATWSLNASTNALVQAVKNQQSLRKETLGGEDVFKMAEEGDPIAQQALSNFYKRLAIGIYNLQYAIDPAKILIGGGISSRKDVIAGINHELQKLRNDVSTLEIEVEACQFGNDANLVGALFHFLNSKH, encoded by the coding sequence ATGGAAGCCTTTATGGTAATCGATATTGGCGGCACCTATATCAAGTATGCTGTCATGGATGAAACAGCAAAAAAACGGAGAAGCGGCAAACTAGCAACACCTAAGGACGGATTGGACAGCTTCTTGCTGACTGTACAAAAAGTAGTTGAAGAAAATGCTGCTGACTTTAATCTTCAAGGATTAGCGATAAGCTCTCCAGGTGCAGTCGATGTAAAAACAGGTTTTATTGGCGGAGCAAGTGCAATTCCCTATATACATGGAGTTAACATGACTGGTCTCATCAAGGAGAGGACCGGACTCGAGACAACGATTGAAAATGACGCAAATTGCGCAGCCTTGGCAGAAGGCTGGTTAGGAGCAGCAAAAGAGGTTGATTACTATATTTGTATAGTGATTGGAACAGGCATTGGCGGCAGCATCGTTCTAAACAAATCAATCCTACGCGGTGCTTCCCTTCATGGCGGAGAGTTCGGCTGCATGATTATGGGCACCTCCTTTAACGAACCGCTGCAAGCGACATGGAGTCTTAACGCTTCAACAAATGCCCTTGTGCAAGCAGTGAAAAATCAACAGTCACTCAGGAAAGAAACTCTAGGTGGAGAAGACGTATTCAAAATGGCTGAAGAAGGCGACCCAATTGCCCAACAAGCTCTTAGCAACTTTTATAAAAGGCTCGCAATCGGAATCTACAATTTACAATACGCAATAGATCCAGCGAAAATCCTGATTGGCGGTGGAATCAGTTCCCGTAAGGACGTCATAGCCGGAATTAACCACGAATTACAGAAATTACGAAACGATGTTTCTACATTAGAGATAGAAGTAGAAGCATGTCAATTTGGAAATGATGCTAATTTAGTAGGAGCTTTGTTCCATTTTTTGAATTCTAAGCATTGA
- a CDS encoding GHKL domain-containing protein, giving the protein MIIITILNLCANIILANYFFSSYGKIKRRYISKINILLLALFLTSSIMRFIVSLQIVPFINIALTIAILITVGIKNHVPLKKSIFWTSVLIVVSLGCEYLSYLILSSFFPLKQISSYNLIFVSASTSVSTIIEIICIILLKTKVYKRSWSKHQLDLFKVIALTSIPSVSILTLCVAFINEVSSTNLPHIIIPLMFVGTVYMNLCILYLYVSLSNHYEKFVQTTIHNKTLENEMKFYDQVKQSQTEIQAINHDLKNQYLVLLSKLQKGEVEDAINSIRRSLSTLTEEHSTIFTENHTLNFMLNEKNTYALSKGIKFNIKAFLPRKINLQDDVLVAIFGNLLDNSINACKRLTSIEMKEVNLEVDYFKNNLAIEISNHFNTAEIETRKNRLIEGMGIRNVIKAVEENGGIYEQWTKGELYIVSIVLLNITYQE; this is encoded by the coding sequence ATGATTATAATAACGATTTTAAATTTATGTGCTAATATTATTCTAGCAAATTATTTTTTCTCCAGTTACGGTAAAATTAAAAGACGGTACATTTCTAAAATAAATATATTATTACTGGCTTTATTTCTCACTTCTAGTATAATGCGATTTATTGTATCTCTTCAAATTGTCCCTTTCATTAATATTGCACTAACCATAGCTATCTTAATAACAGTTGGTATCAAAAACCATGTTCCTTTAAAGAAATCAATTTTTTGGACATCTGTCCTCATAGTTGTATCATTAGGATGTGAATATCTTTCCTACTTAATTCTCTCTAGTTTCTTTCCACTAAAGCAAATTTCATCTTATAATCTAATATTTGTTTCAGCAAGCACCAGCGTTTCAACAATAATTGAAATTATCTGCATTATACTTTTAAAAACTAAAGTTTATAAAAGGAGTTGGTCCAAACATCAGTTAGATTTATTTAAAGTAATTGCTCTTACTTCTATCCCCTCTGTATCCATACTCACTTTATGTGTAGCATTCATCAATGAAGTAAGCTCAACAAACCTTCCTCATATTATAATTCCACTTATGTTTGTCGGAACTGTATATATGAACTTGTGCATCCTATATCTTTATGTGAGTTTATCTAATCACTATGAAAAATTTGTACAAACTACCATTCACAACAAAACCCTAGAGAATGAAATGAAATTTTATGATCAAGTAAAACAATCACAAACTGAAATACAGGCTATTAATCATGATTTAAAAAATCAATATTTGGTGCTTTTAAGCAAACTACAAAAAGGAGAAGTTGAAGATGCTATCAATTCCATCCGCCGTTCCCTTTCCACATTGACAGAGGAACACAGTACAATTTTCACTGAAAACCATACCTTGAACTTCATGTTAAATGAAAAAAATACATATGCACTATCAAAAGGAATAAAATTCAATATTAAAGCCTTTTTGCCAAGAAAAATCAATTTACAAGACGATGTGCTAGTGGCAATATTCGGTAATCTATTAGATAATTCCATTAATGCATGCAAACGATTAACATCAATTGAAATGAAGGAAGTAAATTTAGAAGTAGATTACTTCAAAAATAACTTAGCAATTGAAATATCCAACCATTTCAATACAGCAGAAATCGAAACTCGTAAAAATCGGTTGATTGAGGGTATGGGAATTAGAAATGTTATTAAAGCAGTTGAGGAGAATGGTGGGATATACGAGCAATGGACTAAGGGAGAACTCTATATTGTGAGCATCGTTTTATTGAATATAACGTATCAAGAATAA
- a CDS encoding LytR/AlgR family response regulator transcription factor, whose amino-acid sequence MINIAICDDIFEVTSQTEALIKKYNPTFSIDVFHNPIKLIEFLSKSNYHLFILDIEFPDSSGLEIASRIRELNAQVPIVFITSFDSYAMEVFKLHTFDYILKPLNEEKLFPVLDKVIKYLNIDEKHFVFQFNKVNYTLPLQEIVFFEKNMRKVLIHTLEEDYTVIMTTRDLLANLDDNFVRVHNSYVINIRFVREIRNDYLTLDKDKSPDIWIPISKNYKLAARKSILMKLREKIR is encoded by the coding sequence TTGATAAACATAGCAATATGCGATGATATTTTTGAGGTTACTAGTCAGACAGAAGCCCTTATTAAAAAATACAATCCAACTTTTTCTATTGATGTTTTTCATAATCCAATAAAACTAATAGAATTTCTTTCAAAATCAAACTATCATTTATTCATTTTAGATATTGAGTTTCCTGACAGTTCTGGTTTAGAAATTGCAAGTAGGATTCGTGAGTTAAACGCCCAAGTTCCTATTGTTTTTATAACAAGCTTCGATAGTTATGCAATGGAAGTATTTAAACTGCATACATTCGATTATATCTTAAAACCTTTGAATGAGGAGAAGCTATTTCCCGTTTTAGATAAGGTGATAAAGTACCTTAATATTGATGAGAAACACTTCGTATTTCAATTTAATAAAGTGAACTATACACTTCCTCTTCAAGAAATTGTGTTTTTTGAGAAAAACATGCGAAAAGTATTAATCCACACACTAGAAGAAGATTACACCGTAATAATGACAACTAGAGATTTACTAGCAAATTTAGATGATAACTTTGTTAGAGTGCATAATTCTTACGTTATTAATATACGTTTTGTTCGTGAAATTCGGAATGATTATCTAACACTTGATAAGGACAAAAGTCCAGATATTTGGATTCCTATCAGTAAAAACTATAAGTTAGCAGCAAGAAAATCTATCTTGATGAAATTGAGAGAAAAAATCCGATGA
- a CDS encoding ThiF family adenylyltransferase, translating to MKYKQPRVKPIYPLYRLNENEFRIGAQLGITAEFNDPEKQMWELAKRLDGRNLREVINEVRELFPELTVEDILEGVQLLDEEGFIEETFKDNGKKVPERYKPNVNYFSRFIGTEKNRYDIQQKISNTTILLLGLGGGGSNILTLLAGLGPKKVIILDYDIVEEGNLGRQLLYREKDIGKLKTEVALRALKEMNSTIEIEAHNLKITTPDDVLAFAEGIDLVICAIDEPPFIAQRIVNQAIVRANLPCVFGASQVSRGRVYTVIPKVTGCFDCLNLQYSINDPQFVEQFIGFRNINFSPPTVAYAPGIYQLTAAIVDEAVRVITGYAQPRSLGTQYEINFEDGSSFTHPTWSRNEKQCPTCGKGNISDWEIFQYYENKK from the coding sequence ATGAAATATAAACAACCACGAGTAAAACCAATCTATCCATTGTATAGGTTAAATGAAAACGAATTTAGAATTGGAGCGCAACTAGGTATTACAGCAGAATTTAATGATCCAGAAAAACAAATGTGGGAGTTAGCCAAAAGGTTGGATGGACGCAATCTTAGGGAAGTCATTAATGAAGTTAGAGAATTATTTCCAGAACTAACTGTAGAAGATATTTTAGAGGGAGTTCAGTTGTTGGATGAAGAAGGTTTTATTGAAGAAACCTTTAAAGATAACGGAAAAAAAGTACCTGAACGTTACAAACCCAATGTAAATTATTTTAGTAGATTTATTGGAACTGAAAAAAATCGTTATGACATTCAACAAAAAATAAGTAATACAACAATTTTATTATTAGGACTTGGAGGCGGAGGTTCAAACATTTTAACTCTTCTTGCTGGATTGGGTCCAAAGAAAGTTATCATCCTCGATTATGATATCGTCGAAGAAGGAAACTTAGGTAGACAACTATTATATCGGGAAAAGGATATAGGTAAACTTAAAACAGAAGTAGCACTACGAGCTTTAAAAGAAATGAACTCAACAATAGAAATAGAAGCACATAATTTAAAAATTACAACCCCAGATGATGTGCTAGCTTTTGCTGAAGGAATAGATTTAGTAATTTGTGCTATTGATGAACCGCCATTCATAGCACAAAGAATTGTGAATCAAGCAATAGTCCGTGCTAATTTACCTTGTGTTTTTGGTGCTTCTCAAGTAAGTCGCGGAAGAGTTTATACAGTTATACCTAAGGTTACAGGCTGTTTCGATTGTCTAAACTTGCAATACAGCATAAATGATCCACAATTTGTTGAACAATTTATAGGTTTTAGAAATATTAATTTTTCCCCACCAACCGTTGCATATGCACCTGGAATTTACCAGCTGACTGCAGCAATAGTTGATGAAGCAGTTAGAGTTATAACTGGTTATGCCCAACCGAGAAGTTTAGGAACACAATATGAAATTAATTTTGAAGATGGTTCTTCTTTTACTCATCCTACTTGGAGTAGAAATGAAAAACAATGTCCAACATGTGGGAAGGGGAATATTTCTGACTGGGAAATATTCCAATATTATGAGAATAAGAAATAA
- a CDS encoding ATP-binding cassette domain-containing protein, with translation MTQKDNKLQIISLKKVYKKNNIVANSDLTMSFKAGEVIAIIGHNGAGKSTLLNQILGLVKPTSGVIQYDGVNFVNNPQKARACVSLMPQFQAPLTGVTMKQAIESIFLIRGGRKKDMKTITNILMKNLQIENYAVHSGDKLSGGLQRLTSFAMTVVFPSPILLFDEPTNDVDPIRRKLIWQYMKKLASNGHIVIVVSHNLLEIEQYADRYIMLEKGQILRESAILTNPAISVSILSIFIQDTDVLCEIPINIEVKYIEKEHKVDLILKPEHVLSTLEWTLQQLRIGRISNYKLSPISLVYAYEGLKT, from the coding sequence ATGACACAAAAAGATAATAAGTTACAAATAATTTCGCTGAAAAAGGTTTATAAAAAAAATAATATTGTAGCTAATTCTGACCTTACAATGTCTTTTAAGGCTGGTGAGGTTATTGCAATAATTGGGCACAATGGTGCTGGGAAATCGACATTATTAAATCAAATTTTAGGATTGGTAAAGCCAACTTCTGGAGTCATCCAATATGATGGAGTTAATTTTGTTAATAATCCTCAAAAAGCTAGAGCTTGCGTTTCTCTAATGCCTCAATTTCAAGCGCCTTTAACTGGTGTTACGATGAAACAAGCAATTGAATCGATATTTTTAATTCGTGGTGGAAGAAAAAAAGACATGAAAACAATAACGAATATTCTCATGAAGAATCTGCAAATTGAGAATTATGCAGTACATTCGGGGGATAAGCTTTCCGGAGGTTTACAGAGACTAACTTCCTTTGCTATGACGGTAGTTTTTCCATCACCAATTTTATTATTTGATGAACCGACAAATGACGTTGATCCAATACGTCGAAAGTTAATCTGGCAATATATGAAAAAACTCGCTTCTAATGGGCATATTGTTATTGTAGTATCACATAATTTACTTGAAATAGAGCAGTATGCGGATAGATATATCATGCTAGAAAAGGGACAAATATTAAGAGAATCAGCAATCCTCACGAATCCTGCAATATCCGTAAGTATTTTAAGTATTTTTATTCAAGATACGGATGTTTTATGTGAGATACCTATAAATATAGAGGTTAAATATATTGAAAAAGAGCATAAAGTAGATTTAATTTTAAAACCAGAGCATGTTTTAAGTACATTGGAATGGACCCTGCAACAACTTCGGATAGGGAGGATTTCTAATTATAAACTTTCTCCTATTTCTCTTGTATATGCTTACGAAGGTCTTAAAACATGA
- a CDS encoding ABC transporter permease gives MVNPISKQLVGLIRWSLLRHKHLLVVFSFTQIVLSLAIVYGLALMLPNLDGESTIYLSSGSITLGIIAVGCVLSGQIVNTAKLEGIIYYQKTLPVYRLNIILADIIIWGFASIPGIFMSSIAAIFRFRLNIDVSFQSLLVIVLVQISMICIGFAIAYWFSANTVALVTQIIMIGGLLFSPILYPTDRLPNWTKIIYENLPFVPASKLIRSTLFNNGSVSIREVIVVSIWGIVTLLLSLIALSRRE, from the coding sequence ATGGTTAATCCGATTTCTAAACAATTAGTAGGTTTGATTCGTTGGAGTTTATTGCGGCATAAGCATCTTTTAGTTGTTTTTTCGTTTACGCAGATAGTTCTTTCATTAGCGATAGTATACGGATTAGCACTCATGCTTCCAAATCTAGATGGAGAATCAACTATCTACTTATCTTCTGGATCAATTACATTGGGGATAATAGCTGTTGGTTGTGTTCTATCAGGCCAAATTGTAAATACAGCCAAGCTAGAAGGAATAATTTATTATCAAAAAACTTTACCAGTCTATCGTTTAAATATTATTTTGGCTGACATTATTATATGGGGATTTGCTTCGATACCAGGAATTTTTATGAGCAGCATAGCAGCAATTTTTCGATTTCGATTAAATATTGATGTTTCTTTCCAAAGTTTATTAGTTATAGTTTTGGTGCAAATTAGTATGATTTGTATTGGATTTGCCATAGCATATTGGTTTTCGGCAAATACGGTTGCTTTAGTAACTCAAATAATAATGATTGGAGGATTACTTTTTTCGCCCATTTTGTATCCAACCGATAGATTGCCGAATTGGACAAAGATTATTTACGAAAATTTGCCGTTTGTGCCAGCAAGTAAGCTTATTAGATCGACTTTATTTAACAATGGGTCAGTTTCTATTCGGGAAGTAATTGTGGTATCGATCTGGGGAATAGTTACTTTGTTGTTATCATTAATTGCATTGTCGAGGAGAGAGTAA
- a CDS encoding ABC transporter ATP-binding protein — MARINVTNLYKTIENKGLVNNANLRVNNGEICAVIGPNGAGKTSLIKCILGLLKQDVGDILINEQEMTAITRNDLLKEIGTVLQFPVMIGRLTVEQVFVEHFHYYGVKTTGVMQELLRKVELPVSMNSLAKNLSLGMKQRLLLCLALAHKPNILILDEPFNGLDVDGIRLMKDILKDFAEMGNSVLITSHSLNELQDIATNVVFMKNGTTTHNQKMEEIVRDFEGGLLQYYEEAKTLTSEEVGRR; from the coding sequence ATGGCTAGAATCAATGTAACAAATTTATACAAGACAATTGAAAACAAAGGGTTGGTGAACAATGCAAATTTAAGGGTTAATAATGGCGAAATTTGTGCAGTAATCGGTCCTAACGGAGCAGGGAAAACTTCCTTAATAAAATGTATTTTAGGACTTTTGAAGCAAGATGTTGGAGACATACTTATTAATGAACAGGAAATGACTGCTATTACACGAAATGACCTATTAAAAGAGATAGGCACAGTTTTACAGTTTCCGGTAATGATCGGAAGATTAACCGTTGAACAAGTTTTTGTTGAGCACTTTCATTACTATGGAGTAAAAACTACAGGAGTTATGCAAGAGTTATTAAGAAAAGTAGAGTTGCCAGTTTCTATGAACAGCTTAGCTAAAAATCTATCCTTAGGAATGAAACAACGTTTATTATTATGTTTAGCTTTGGCGCATAAACCAAATATATTGATTCTTGATGAACCTTTTAATGGGCTAGATGTGGATGGAATCAGGTTAATGAAAGATATTTTAAAAGATTTTGCGGAAATGGGTAATAGCGTCCTTATAACGAGTCATTCACTAAATGAACTTCAGGATATAGCTACAAATGTAGTGTTTATGAAGAACGGTACTACCACCCATAATCAAAAGATGGAAGAAATTGTCCGGGATTTTGAAGGTGGATTGCTTCAATATTACGAGGAAGCTAAAACTTTAACTAGTGAGGAGGTAGGTAGGAGATGA